One Salmo salar chromosome ssa01, Ssal_v3.1, whole genome shotgun sequence DNA window includes the following coding sequences:
- the LOC106610051 gene encoding NADPH oxidase organizer 1-like isoform X2 — protein sequence MFMISILWSDESEVIVYRSFLDLKEFHRQLKKRFFLGNPFRKRDRVIPKFRATAMRRKIQEKGPSWLMRRMNLLENYCSDLLRCDPSVTRSSEVTQFFMPKDHDLQADFTKNSVITLPSKEGVGNMSGQRLSVGNRTHAFVSQSYRCVGPYNTKDTKNRPFKVALDERLDVLIKDPAGWWLVENEDKQLAWFPAPYLEMCEAEEDEDEMDGIPLGGTLYCAMRSYSTNNNDEVPVPIGSVVEVLRKSDDGWWLIRYNGRMGYVPSMYLQPYNNPRAGFHTLQRKLHSSSLNLATHMNSSTLNLASSGGSQSSNCYPATLYKEHTTQPRGDPYRAPHLQKTRSLELLSETCLGMAVPPSQREREDLESNPNPAIRKSTISGAESSISDFSSSGIESLGRSVRAYSSSEEDPLSPPHSPKSSPEPGERNSGRSRPDESLYSISRPEAGSCKMPTAAPRVPTRPRTHEILTRCTTMTRKAALASRGEFSLQDPIQTH from the exons ATGTTTATGATCTCCATACTGTGGTCTGATGAGAGTGAAGTAATTGTCTACAGATCATTCCTAGACTTGAAGGAGTTTCAT AGACAACTGAAGAAGAGGTTTTTCCTTGGGAATCCTTTCcgcaagagagacagagtgatTCCCAAATTCAGAG CCACAGCTATGAGGAGAAAGATCCAGGAGAAGGGGCCTAGTTGGTTGATGCGTCGGATGAACTTACTGGAGAACTACTGCAGCGACCTGCTCAGGTGTGACCCCTCCGTGACCCGTAGTTCAGAGGTCACTCAGTTCTTCATGCCCAAAGATCACGACCTGCAGGCAGACTTCACCAAGAACAG cgtcATAACGCTGCCATCAAAGGAGGGGGTGGGGAACATGAGCGGGCAGCGTCTGAGCGTGGGCAATAGGACACACGCCTTTGTTAGCCAGTCTTACCGCTGTGTGGGGCCCTACAACACCAAGGACACTAAGAACAGGCCCTTTAAAGTGGCCTTGGATGAGAGGCTGGACGTGCTCATCAAAGACCCGGCAG GCTGGTGGCTGGTGGAGAACGAGGATAAACAGTTGGCCTGGTTCCCTGCTCCCTACCTGGAGATGTGTGAGGCAGAGGAGGATGAAGATGAAATGGATGGAATTCCCTTGGGGG GAACTCTCTACTGTGCTATGAGGAGTTACTCCACTAACAATAATGACGAGGTGCCTGTTCCTATTGGCTCTGTGGTAGAGGTGCTAAGGAAATCAGATGACGGATGGTGGCTCATCAG GTATAATGGCAGGATGGGCTATGTTCCCTCCATGTACCTGCAGCCCTACAACAACCCACGTGCTGGCTTCCACACCCTGCAGAGGAAGCTGCACAGCTCCTCTCTCAATCTGGCAACCCACATGAACAGCTCTACTCTCAACCTGGCATCAAGTGGTGGAAGCCAATCTAGCAACTGTTACCCAGCCACCCTGTATAAGGAGCATACTACCCAGCCCAGGGGTGATCCGTACCGGGCTCCCCATCTCCAAAAGACCCGTTCTCTGGAGCTCCTGTCTGAGACCTGTCTCGGCATGGCTGTCCCTCCatcccaaagagagagagaagacctgGAGTCAAACCCGAATCCGGCAATCCGCAAGAGCACCATCAGCGGGGCAGAGTCCTCCATCTCTGACTTCAGCTCGTCAGGCATTGAGTCTTTGGGCCGGAGTGTCAGGGCGTATTCCTCCAGTGAGGAGGACCCCCTAAGCCCCCCACACAGCCCCAAGTCCTCACCCGAGCCAGGGGAGAGGAATAGTGGCCGCAGCCGACCAGATGAGAGCCTCTACTCCATCTCCAGGCCTGAGGCTGGGTCCTGTAAGATGCCCACCGCTGCCCCCAGGGTGCCCACACGACCCAGAACACATGAGATCCTGACTCGGTGTACCACCATGACCCGCAAGGCTGCCCTGGCCTCCAGGGGGGAGTTCTCCCTGCAGGACCCCATCCAGACCCACTAG
- the LOC106610051 gene encoding NADPH oxidase organizer 1-like isoform X1, with the protein MGDQMRYATSAQIIGVIYREAFQVKMFMISILWSDESEVIVYRSFLDLKEFHRQLKKRFFLGNPFRKRDRVIPKFRATAMRRKIQEKGPSWLMRRMNLLENYCSDLLRCDPSVTRSSEVTQFFMPKDHDLQADFTKNSVITLPSKEGVGNMSGQRLSVGNRTHAFVSQSYRCVGPYNTKDTKNRPFKVALDERLDVLIKDPAGWWLVENEDKQLAWFPAPYLEMCEAEEDEDEMDGIPLGGTLYCAMRSYSTNNNDEVPVPIGSVVEVLRKSDDGWWLIRYNGRMGYVPSMYLQPYNNPRAGFHTLQRKLHSSSLNLATHMNSSTLNLASSGGSQSSNCYPATLYKEHTTQPRGDPYRAPHLQKTRSLELLSETCLGMAVPPSQREREDLESNPNPAIRKSTISGAESSISDFSSSGIESLGRSVRAYSSSEEDPLSPPHSPKSSPEPGERNSGRSRPDESLYSISRPEAGSCKMPTAAPRVPTRPRTHEILTRCTTMTRKAALASRGEFSLQDPIQTH; encoded by the exons atgggagaccagatgcgctATGCCACTAGTGCCCAGATTATTGGAGTGATATATAGAGAGGCATTTCAAGTCAAG ATGTTTATGATCTCCATACTGTGGTCTGATGAGAGTGAAGTAATTGTCTACAGATCATTCCTAGACTTGAAGGAGTTTCAT AGACAACTGAAGAAGAGGTTTTTCCTTGGGAATCCTTTCcgcaagagagacagagtgatTCCCAAATTCAGAG CCACAGCTATGAGGAGAAAGATCCAGGAGAAGGGGCCTAGTTGGTTGATGCGTCGGATGAACTTACTGGAGAACTACTGCAGCGACCTGCTCAGGTGTGACCCCTCCGTGACCCGTAGTTCAGAGGTCACTCAGTTCTTCATGCCCAAAGATCACGACCTGCAGGCAGACTTCACCAAGAACAG cgtcATAACGCTGCCATCAAAGGAGGGGGTGGGGAACATGAGCGGGCAGCGTCTGAGCGTGGGCAATAGGACACACGCCTTTGTTAGCCAGTCTTACCGCTGTGTGGGGCCCTACAACACCAAGGACACTAAGAACAGGCCCTTTAAAGTGGCCTTGGATGAGAGGCTGGACGTGCTCATCAAAGACCCGGCAG GCTGGTGGCTGGTGGAGAACGAGGATAAACAGTTGGCCTGGTTCCCTGCTCCCTACCTGGAGATGTGTGAGGCAGAGGAGGATGAAGATGAAATGGATGGAATTCCCTTGGGGG GAACTCTCTACTGTGCTATGAGGAGTTACTCCACTAACAATAATGACGAGGTGCCTGTTCCTATTGGCTCTGTGGTAGAGGTGCTAAGGAAATCAGATGACGGATGGTGGCTCATCAG GTATAATGGCAGGATGGGCTATGTTCCCTCCATGTACCTGCAGCCCTACAACAACCCACGTGCTGGCTTCCACACCCTGCAGAGGAAGCTGCACAGCTCCTCTCTCAATCTGGCAACCCACATGAACAGCTCTACTCTCAACCTGGCATCAAGTGGTGGAAGCCAATCTAGCAACTGTTACCCAGCCACCCTGTATAAGGAGCATACTACCCAGCCCAGGGGTGATCCGTACCGGGCTCCCCATCTCCAAAAGACCCGTTCTCTGGAGCTCCTGTCTGAGACCTGTCTCGGCATGGCTGTCCCTCCatcccaaagagagagagaagacctgGAGTCAAACCCGAATCCGGCAATCCGCAAGAGCACCATCAGCGGGGCAGAGTCCTCCATCTCTGACTTCAGCTCGTCAGGCATTGAGTCTTTGGGCCGGAGTGTCAGGGCGTATTCCTCCAGTGAGGAGGACCCCCTAAGCCCCCCACACAGCCCCAAGTCCTCACCCGAGCCAGGGGAGAGGAATAGTGGCCGCAGCCGACCAGATGAGAGCCTCTACTCCATCTCCAGGCCTGAGGCTGGGTCCTGTAAGATGCCCACCGCTGCCCCCAGGGTGCCCACACGACCCAGAACACATGAGATCCTGACTCGGTGTACCACCATGACCCGCAAGGCTGCCCTGGCCTCCAGGGGGGAGTTCTCCCTGCAGGACCCCATCCAGACCCACTAG